From Solwaraspora sp. WMMD1047, the proteins below share one genomic window:
- a CDS encoding ferritin-like domain-containing protein yields MSGELDRALAAEHAAIFAYGPIGVRLTGAAAREARAAETAHRARRDALVVQLTAGGATAAPAAPSYTLPFPVTDAAAALRLAVEIEERTAAVWRAALAATSGAERTQVLAGLTDAAVRATRWRRLAQVTPATVAFPGRVV; encoded by the coding sequence GTGAGCGGGGAGTTGGATCGGGCGCTGGCCGCCGAACACGCGGCGATCTTCGCGTACGGGCCGATCGGGGTCCGGCTGACCGGCGCCGCGGCACGCGAGGCGCGGGCCGCCGAAACCGCGCACCGGGCCCGCCGGGACGCCCTGGTGGTGCAGCTCACCGCGGGCGGCGCGACCGCCGCCCCGGCCGCCCCGTCGTACACTCTGCCGTTCCCGGTCACCGACGCGGCCGCCGCGCTGCGGCTGGCGGTCGAGATCGAGGAGCGGACCGCGGCCGTGTGGCGGGCCGCGTTGGCGGCCACCTCCGGTGCCGAGCGGACCCAGGTGCTGGCCGGGCTCACCGACGCCGCCGTCCGCGCCACCCGGTGGCGGCGGCTGGCGCAGGTGACACCGGCCACCGTGGCCTTCCCGGGTCGGGTCGTCTGA
- a CDS encoding STAS domain-containing protein, whose translation MDQGGTEAAFSAATEVDGDHLLVVVAGEVDMSTAGAMIDATTEEKARRLTLDLRQVTFFDSAAIHAVIQLADRFAAGLAVLPSRQVRRVLEISGLGDQPWLRPD comes from the coding sequence GTGGATCAAGGAGGGACGGAAGCCGCTTTCTCCGCCGCAACCGAGGTGGACGGGGATCACCTCCTGGTGGTGGTAGCGGGTGAGGTCGACATGTCGACGGCCGGGGCGATGATCGACGCGACGACCGAGGAGAAGGCCCGCCGGCTCACGCTGGACCTGCGGCAGGTGACGTTCTTCGACTCCGCCGCCATCCACGCGGTTATCCAGCTCGCCGACCGGTTCGCCGCTGGGCTGGCGGTGCTGCCGTCCCGGCAGGTGCGCCGGGTGCTGGAGATCTCCGGGCTGGGCGACCAACCCTGGCTGCGGCCGGACTGA
- a CDS encoding SpoIIE family protein phosphatase: protein MGSAPQDEGGDRRTGMVNGTLPPSLAAAFANGGEMGGRLAALDWSATPVGAPHTWPASLRQAVAMMLSSESQIVMYWGDEYLAFYNDAYLPTIGAKHPAALGRPARHHWSELWQVLEPLFDGVRRSGRAYRGKDHPFLLERHGYLEETYFDVSYDPLRRDDGTVGGIFCIVSETTGRVLGERRLRALAEFGSRLSDLATWAELGREAARVLDGYQADVPFSLVYLGDGQPGAERLTGWSGVTPDRIIAPRGPDLDPAGPTMPPALARVLAGGAATTGPLSDFLAAGPDIAADQVLVLPITATAEPAGALVVGISRHLALTADYRDFFDLVAAQISSAVTSQRAYEHERSRAADLAALDRAKTNFFANVSHEFRTPLTLILGPLEDALADRDLPVGHRESLAVVYRNGLRLLKLVNTLLDFSRLESGRLLPFFQPTDLADYTARLASTFRSAIDRAGLRLVVDCPPLPEPVLVDRDMWEKVVLNLLSNALKFTFEGEITVRLRAVDGMARLEVADTGVGISPDEIGQIFKRFHRVIGVRSRSHEGTGIGLALVRELTETHGGTVGVRSQPEAGSIFTVAVPFGGGHLPPDRIGPADGPPAETREARLYLGEAAWWSAPGTTVGGTAPVGAEPAEPPGQSRGRVLVADDNADLRDHVVRLLAPYWQVVAVADGAAAFDAAVGSPFDLVLTDVMMPKMDGFALVTRLRADRRTRHVPIVILSARAGTGEEVEGLAAGADDYLVKPFSGQELIARVRSNVELGQLRGQIIRQLRALADAAVAVNTARSTADVLRVAADHALEMVQAGRVVASAPGLRYEADGGGRSPDDPSSVVPMTGTTGEELGELRVWPRHDLSTDTEEAALAQLARLVGLRLENARLYEAEHRIATTLQHSLLPSSLPRLPGAIVASRYLPGNTDVEVGGDWYDVIPVDDGQLVLVIGDVVGKGVAAAAAMGQLRNALRAYVLEGFDPGQALTRLNRLVGSTGQRSFATVAFLWFDPQTGRLRFASAGHPPALLIGTDGAVRFTHERALGPPVGALPDSVYRTVETRLEPGQRLLLYTDGLIEDRRQGIDTGLDQLRLDAATSCDHVEDLVSVMIDRVAGRPRRDDVAILALEASELNRFALRLPADPTRLSVLRKRLEDFLIAHQVGETDLFDLTVAVSEAAANAIEHPVDPREPVIAVTAQIADGVVDITVRDTGQWRESTDSGFRGRGLALIGALGELTVRRTPAGTEVHLRRVLQD from the coding sequence ATGGGTTCGGCCCCGCAGGACGAGGGCGGCGACCGGCGCACCGGCATGGTGAACGGGACACTGCCGCCCAGCCTCGCGGCGGCCTTCGCCAACGGCGGCGAGATGGGCGGCCGGCTGGCCGCCCTCGACTGGTCCGCGACCCCGGTCGGCGCCCCGCACACCTGGCCCGCGAGCCTGCGGCAGGCCGTCGCCATGATGCTCTCCTCCGAGTCGCAGATCGTCATGTACTGGGGCGACGAGTATCTCGCCTTCTACAACGACGCCTATCTGCCGACCATCGGTGCCAAGCACCCGGCGGCCCTCGGCCGGCCGGCCCGCCACCACTGGTCCGAGCTGTGGCAGGTGCTCGAACCGCTTTTCGACGGCGTCCGACGGTCCGGGCGTGCCTACCGGGGCAAGGACCATCCTTTCCTGCTGGAACGGCACGGTTACCTGGAGGAGACCTACTTCGACGTCTCCTACGACCCGCTGCGGCGCGACGACGGCACGGTGGGCGGCATCTTCTGCATCGTGAGCGAGACCACCGGGCGGGTGCTCGGCGAGCGGCGACTCCGGGCGCTGGCCGAGTTCGGCTCGCGCCTGTCCGACCTGGCCACCTGGGCCGAGTTGGGTCGCGAGGCGGCCCGGGTGCTGGACGGGTATCAGGCCGACGTGCCCTTCTCGCTGGTCTACCTCGGCGACGGGCAGCCGGGCGCGGAACGGCTCACCGGTTGGAGCGGGGTGACCCCGGACCGGATCATCGCCCCCCGCGGTCCGGACCTGGATCCGGCCGGCCCGACCATGCCGCCGGCGCTGGCCAGGGTGCTGGCGGGTGGTGCGGCGACCACCGGGCCGCTCTCCGATTTCCTCGCCGCCGGGCCGGACATCGCGGCCGACCAGGTACTGGTGCTGCCGATCACCGCGACCGCCGAGCCGGCCGGGGCCCTGGTGGTGGGGATCAGCCGGCACCTGGCGCTGACCGCCGACTACCGCGACTTCTTCGACCTGGTGGCCGCGCAGATCTCCAGCGCGGTGACCAGCCAGCGGGCCTACGAGCACGAGCGGTCCCGGGCCGCCGACCTGGCCGCCCTCGACCGGGCCAAGACCAACTTCTTCGCCAACGTCAGCCACGAGTTCCGGACCCCGCTGACCCTGATCCTGGGCCCGCTGGAGGACGCCCTGGCCGACCGTGACCTGCCGGTCGGGCACCGCGAGTCACTGGCCGTGGTCTACCGCAACGGGCTACGCCTGCTCAAGCTCGTCAACACCCTGCTCGACTTCTCCCGGCTGGAGTCCGGCCGGCTGCTGCCGTTCTTCCAGCCCACCGACCTGGCCGACTACACCGCCCGGCTGGCCAGCACGTTCCGCTCCGCGATCGACCGCGCCGGGCTGCGGCTGGTGGTGGACTGCCCGCCGCTGCCGGAACCGGTCCTGGTCGACCGGGACATGTGGGAGAAGGTGGTGCTCAACCTGCTCTCCAACGCCCTGAAGTTCACCTTCGAGGGGGAGATCACCGTCCGGCTCCGCGCCGTCGACGGGATGGCCCGGCTGGAGGTTGCCGACACCGGGGTCGGGATCAGCCCGGACGAGATCGGCCAGATCTTCAAGCGTTTCCACCGGGTCATCGGGGTGCGCTCGCGCAGCCACGAGGGGACCGGCATCGGCCTGGCGTTGGTTCGCGAGCTGACCGAGACACACGGCGGCACGGTCGGCGTCCGCAGCCAGCCGGAGGCCGGCAGCATCTTCACCGTGGCGGTGCCCTTCGGCGGCGGTCACCTGCCGCCGGACCGGATCGGCCCGGCCGACGGCCCGCCGGCGGAGACCCGCGAGGCCCGGCTCTACCTCGGTGAGGCCGCCTGGTGGTCGGCGCCGGGCACCACCGTCGGCGGGACCGCACCGGTGGGCGCCGAGCCGGCCGAGCCACCCGGCCAGTCCCGTGGCCGGGTGCTGGTCGCCGACGACAACGCCGATCTGCGGGACCACGTCGTCCGACTGCTTGCCCCGTACTGGCAGGTGGTGGCCGTGGCGGACGGCGCGGCGGCGTTCGACGCCGCGGTCGGCAGCCCGTTCGATCTGGTGCTGACCGACGTGATGATGCCGAAGATGGACGGGTTCGCGCTGGTCACCCGGTTGCGCGCCGATCGGCGGACCCGGCACGTGCCGATCGTGATCCTGTCGGCCCGGGCCGGTACCGGTGAGGAGGTCGAGGGACTGGCCGCGGGGGCCGACGACTACCTGGTCAAGCCCTTCTCCGGCCAGGAGCTGATCGCCCGGGTCCGGTCCAACGTCGAGCTCGGGCAGCTCCGCGGGCAAATCATCCGCCAGCTGCGGGCGCTGGCCGACGCCGCGGTGGCCGTCAACACCGCCCGGTCCACCGCCGACGTGCTGCGGGTCGCGGCGGACCACGCGCTGGAGATGGTGCAGGCCGGCCGGGTGGTGGCGAGCGCGCCGGGGCTGCGCTACGAGGCGGACGGTGGTGGCCGGTCGCCGGACGACCCGTCCAGCGTGGTGCCGATGACCGGCACCACCGGTGAGGAGCTCGGCGAGCTGCGGGTCTGGCCCCGGCACGACCTCAGCACCGACACCGAGGAGGCGGCCCTGGCCCAGCTCGCCCGCCTGGTCGGGCTGCGGCTGGAGAACGCCCGCCTGTACGAGGCCGAGCACCGGATCGCCACCACGCTGCAGCACAGCCTCCTGCCGTCGTCACTGCCGCGGCTCCCCGGTGCCATCGTCGCCAGCCGGTACCTCCCCGGCAACACCGACGTCGAGGTCGGCGGCGACTGGTACGACGTGATTCCGGTCGACGACGGCCAGCTGGTGCTGGTGATCGGCGACGTGGTCGGCAAGGGGGTGGCGGCCGCGGCGGCGATGGGGCAGCTGCGCAACGCGCTGCGGGCGTACGTGCTGGAGGGGTTCGACCCCGGGCAGGCGCTGACCCGGCTGAACCGGCTGGTCGGCTCCACCGGCCAGCGCTCCTTCGCCACGGTGGCGTTCCTCTGGTTCGACCCGCAGACCGGCCGGCTCCGGTTCGCCAGCGCCGGACACCCGCCCGCGCTGCTGATCGGCACCGACGGGGCGGTCCGGTTCACGCACGAACGGGCCCTCGGGCCGCCGGTGGGTGCCCTGCCGGACTCGGTCTACCGGACGGTCGAGACACGGCTGGAGCCGGGGCAGCGGTTGCTGCTCTACACCGACGGGCTGATCGAGGATCGCCGGCAGGGCATCGACACCGGGCTGGACCAGCTCCGGCTGGACGCCGCGACCAGCTGTGACCACGTGGAGGACCTGGTCAGCGTCATGATCGACCGGGTGGCCGGGCGGCCGCGCCGGGACGACGTGGCGATCCTGGCGCTGGAGGCCAGCGAGCTGAACCGGTTCGCGCTGCGGCTGCCGGCGGACCCGACCCGGCTGAGTGTGCTGCGCAAGCGGCTGGAGGACTTCCTGATCGCCCACCAGGTCGGTGAGACCGACCTGTTCGATCTGACGGTGGCGGTCTCCGAGGCGGCCGCGAACGCCATCGAACATCCCGTGGACCCGCGCGAACCGGTGATCGCGGTCACGGCGCAGATAGCCGACGGTGTGGTGGACATCACTGTCCGGGACACCGGCCAGTGGCGGGAGTCGACCGACTCGGGATTCCGGGGTCGCGGACTGGCGCTGATCGGCGCGCTCGGCGAGCTGACCGTCCGCCGCACCCCGGCCGGGACCGAGGTCCACCTGCGTCGGGTCCTGCAGGACTGA
- the map gene encoding type I methionyl aminopeptidase has product MTVRAPLTPGRLSPWRPVPPHIARPEYVGKKGPTPWRGSHVQTPETIERMRVAGRLAAQATQLAGEHCKPGVTTDEIDRVVHEFLIDHGAYPSTLGYKGFPKSCCTSLNEVICHGIPDSTVLADGDIINVDVTAYLNGVHGDTDATFCVGTVAEPVRLLVERTHEAMMRGIRAVAPGRQINVIGRVIESYARRFGYGVVRDFTGHGIGEAFHSGLYVPHYDSPRPTDIMEPGMTFTIEPMITLGTHEYDMWADGWTVVTKDRRWTAQFEHTILVTDDGHEILTLP; this is encoded by the coding sequence ATGACCGTGCGCGCCCCGCTCACCCCCGGCCGGCTCTCGCCGTGGCGACCCGTGCCACCGCACATCGCCCGCCCCGAGTACGTGGGAAAGAAGGGGCCGACGCCCTGGCGGGGATCGCACGTGCAGACCCCGGAGACGATCGAGCGGATGCGGGTCGCGGGCCGGCTGGCCGCCCAGGCCACCCAGCTCGCCGGCGAGCACTGCAAGCCGGGGGTGACCACCGACGAGATCGACCGGGTGGTTCACGAGTTCCTGATCGACCATGGCGCCTACCCCTCGACCCTCGGCTACAAGGGGTTCCCCAAGTCCTGCTGCACCAGCCTCAACGAGGTCATCTGCCACGGCATCCCGGACTCCACCGTGCTGGCCGACGGCGACATCATCAACGTCGACGTGACCGCGTACCTGAACGGCGTGCACGGGGACACCGACGCCACCTTCTGCGTCGGCACGGTGGCCGAGCCGGTGCGGCTGCTGGTCGAACGGACCCACGAGGCGATGATGCGCGGCATCCGGGCGGTGGCCCCCGGCCGGCAGATCAACGTGATCGGGCGGGTGATCGAGTCCTACGCCCGCCGCTTCGGGTACGGCGTGGTACGCGACTTCACCGGCCACGGCATCGGTGAGGCGTTCCACAGTGGCCTCTACGTGCCGCACTACGACAGCCCCCGGCCGACCGACATCATGGAACCGGGGATGACCTTCACCATCGAGCCGATGATCACGCTCGGCACCCACGAGTACGACATGTGGGCCGACGGGTGGACGGTGGTCACCAAGGACCGGCGCTGGACGGCGCAGTTCGAGCACACGATCCTGGTCACCGACGACGGCCACGAGATCCTCACCCTGCCGTGA
- a CDS encoding ABC transporter ATP-binding protein has product MRRTHGVGAAAVHALRGVTVAVDAGELVAVMGPSGSGKSTLLNLAGGLDSPTEGTVRVEGRVLGALNRRQLAQVRRRSVGYVFQDLNLLASLTAAENVALPLELDGVSVRQARRQALAALAEVGLDGAGPRFPDELSGGQQQRVAIARALVGDRRLVLADEPTGALDSQTGEAVLRLLRARVDAGAAGVLVTHEARHAAWADRVIFLRDGVMVDSSGPLPAPEQLLPGGAVR; this is encoded by the coding sequence GTGCGCCGGACCCACGGGGTCGGCGCGGCGGCGGTGCACGCGCTGCGCGGTGTCACGGTCGCCGTCGACGCCGGTGAGCTGGTGGCGGTGATGGGCCCCTCCGGGTCGGGCAAGTCCACCCTGCTGAACCTGGCCGGCGGGTTGGACAGTCCGACCGAGGGGACGGTACGGGTGGAGGGGCGGGTGCTCGGCGCCCTGAACCGACGGCAGTTGGCCCAGGTCCGGCGCCGCAGCGTCGGTTACGTCTTCCAGGATCTCAACCTGCTGGCCAGCCTCACCGCCGCCGAGAACGTCGCGCTGCCGCTGGAGCTGGACGGGGTGAGCGTCCGCCAGGCCCGGCGACAGGCGCTCGCGGCGCTGGCCGAGGTGGGTCTCGACGGCGCCGGACCCCGGTTCCCCGACGAGCTGTCCGGCGGCCAGCAGCAGCGGGTGGCGATCGCCCGGGCGCTGGTGGGCGACCGGCGGCTGGTGCTGGCCGACGAACCGACCGGCGCGCTGGACTCGCAGACCGGGGAGGCGGTGCTGCGCCTGCTGCGGGCGCGGGTGGACGCGGGCGCGGCGGGCGTACTCGTCACCCACGAGGCACGGCACGCCGCCTGGGCGGACCGGGTGATCTTCCTCCGGGACGGGGTGATGGTGGACAGCTCCGGCCCGCTACCGGCGCCGGAACAGCTGCTGCCGGGCGGCGCGGTCCGGTGA
- a CDS encoding VIT1/CCC1 transporter family protein, giving the protein MTETSNTVRESHHADVSGGWLRPAVFGAMDGLVTNIALIAGVGGGGVAPDTIVLTGVAGLVAGAISMGLGEYTSVQSQNEQIAAEVAKERRELERHPDAEAAELADGWVARGLPRELADQVAAVLRDNPREALRVHVQEELGVDPDEQPSPWAAAGSSFVCFSVGALVPLLTYLLGFTSLWLALTVGGLGLFLAGALVARFTARRWWLSGARQLLLGAAAAAATYLIGRLIGVGAGLG; this is encoded by the coding sequence ATGACCGAGACGTCCAACACCGTCCGGGAGAGTCACCACGCCGACGTCTCCGGCGGCTGGCTACGGCCGGCGGTCTTCGGCGCGATGGACGGCCTGGTCACCAACATCGCCCTGATCGCCGGCGTCGGCGGTGGCGGAGTCGCGCCGGACACCATCGTGCTCACCGGGGTGGCCGGCCTGGTCGCCGGGGCGATCTCGATGGGGCTGGGCGAGTACACGAGCGTCCAGTCCCAGAACGAGCAGATCGCCGCCGAGGTCGCCAAGGAACGCCGCGAACTGGAGCGTCATCCGGACGCCGAGGCGGCGGAGCTGGCCGACGGCTGGGTCGCCCGGGGCCTGCCGCGGGAGCTGGCCGATCAGGTGGCCGCCGTGCTGCGAGACAATCCGCGTGAGGCGTTGCGGGTGCACGTGCAGGAGGAGCTCGGCGTCGACCCAGACGAACAGCCGAGCCCGTGGGCCGCCGCCGGCTCGTCGTTCGTCTGCTTCTCGGTCGGGGCGCTGGTACCGCTGCTTACCTACCTGCTCGGTTTCACCAGCCTGTGGCTGGCGCTCACGGTGGGCGGCCTGGGCCTCTTCCTGGCCGGCGCCCTGGTTGCCCGGTTCACCGCCCGCCGCTGGTGGCTCAGTGGCGCCCGCCAGTTGCTGCTCGGTGCCGCCGCGGCGGCCGCGACGTATCTGATCGGCCGGCTGATCGGCGTGGGCGCCGGCCTCGGCTGA
- a CDS encoding nitroreductase/quinone reductase family protein, whose protein sequence is MSRLRQLTRSLGHRRWFARAGRFLVPADRLVGRLTRGRVVALGLMPSLILTTTGRRSGQPRSNPVLYVRDGDAFVVTGSNWGRPQPPAWALNLLADPAATALVRGRSIAVRATAVTGAERDRLWELLVAEWPAYLTYQRRAAGREIPVFRLTPAADPTAAG, encoded by the coding sequence ATGTCGCGCCTGCGCCAGTTGACCCGTTCCCTCGGCCACCGCCGCTGGTTCGCCCGCGCCGGCCGGTTCCTGGTCCCGGCGGACCGGCTGGTCGGCCGGTTGACCCGGGGCCGGGTGGTAGCGCTCGGCCTGATGCCGTCGCTGATCCTGACCACCACCGGACGCCGGTCCGGTCAGCCGCGCAGCAACCCGGTGCTCTACGTGCGCGACGGTGACGCATTCGTGGTGACCGGCTCCAACTGGGGCCGGCCCCAGCCGCCGGCCTGGGCGTTGAACCTGCTCGCCGACCCGGCCGCCACCGCGCTGGTACGCGGAAGAAGCATCGCGGTCCGAGCCACCGCCGTCACCGGCGCCGAACGGGACCGGCTCTGGGAGCTGCTGGTGGCCGAGTGGCCGGCCTACCTGACGTACCAGCGCCGGGCCGCCGGCCGGGAGATCCCGGTCTTCCGGCTGACACCGGCTGCCGATCCGACGGCGGCCGGCTGA
- a CDS encoding FtsX-like permease family protein, whose translation MNPGGWRTALRIAVREARRAKGRSALVLAMIALPVAALTFSAVSYDTFQLTPAERLDRQLGPNDAELVWVGGPLRQDPTSESWQSVQESAPRQPAPPPAAIAAHLPPGSRIAPVRPPSWHSLPTPDDEVTEVEYREIDPAHPVTRHLAVLRAGRLPADRTEALATEQALRRLGLSVGERTEPLDGAPAHTVVGVVEVPDRLDAVIVVPPATGEQEAEQWLADVPGGLGWDDVGRLNANGLLVIARPMPDAPPPASTDTAVGSGIGGSREDISVAVLVGGLGLLEVVLLAGPALAVGALRRRRDLALVAANGGSAAHLRRMVLADGVLLGGCGAAVGLAVGVVGALAARGLLTEYVFQTRPGATRYFPEALAAIAGLAVVAGVLAALVPAFTTARQDVVAALTGRRGQLRSRRRWLVAGLALAVAGTAVAMFGATRPTTSLILFGLTLAEIGLVLCTPSVVGLIARLGRFLPLAPRIALRDTARNRASAAPAISAVLAAVAGSVALGGYAASADSRNFAAAEPTVPPGYVHVSFRGPFPGPPTLPVDRVAELAEAHLPATGVTTLRMPGCPDSVDPDSYCGLTVRTPPGSECPYRPDRLSEREQELALADPRCARPDENFYFDGPPIMGVVADDGSGLAALTGAGDEQVRRATEVLRAGGVVVSDPLLIDDGMVSMDLLRSPPDEPDRPPSLVRLPAYALDCPYGASRQIVAPATLAGLGLASQPVGYLVATSGRPGDEQVKEFGTALRALSPLVFVEVTGQVPSTTAPTLLVLAGAAGLITLGAAGMATGLAAAEGRADLSTLAAIGASPRVRRLLSLSQAGVIAGLGSLLGMAAGLCAAVAVITALNQGRPVWPVEQPYPIVVPWQALGVLLVVPLVAMLGAGLLTPSRLPIERRLG comes from the coding sequence GTGAACCCGGGCGGCTGGCGCACGGCGCTGCGGATCGCCGTGCGGGAGGCGCGGCGCGCCAAGGGACGCAGCGCGCTGGTGCTGGCGATGATCGCGTTGCCGGTGGCCGCCCTCACCTTCAGCGCGGTCAGCTACGACACCTTCCAGCTCACCCCCGCCGAACGGCTCGACCGGCAGCTCGGCCCGAACGACGCCGAGCTGGTCTGGGTCGGCGGGCCGCTGCGGCAGGACCCGACAAGCGAGAGCTGGCAGTCGGTGCAGGAGTCCGCTCCCCGGCAACCGGCGCCACCGCCCGCGGCGATCGCCGCGCACCTGCCGCCGGGCAGCAGGATCGCCCCGGTCCGCCCGCCGAGCTGGCATTCCCTGCCGACGCCGGACGACGAGGTGACGGAGGTCGAGTACCGGGAGATCGACCCGGCCCATCCGGTGACCCGACATCTGGCGGTGCTGCGGGCCGGCCGACTGCCCGCCGACCGGACCGAGGCGCTCGCCACCGAGCAGGCGCTACGCCGGCTCGGGCTCTCGGTGGGCGAGCGGACCGAGCCGCTGGACGGCGCCCCGGCGCACACCGTCGTCGGAGTCGTGGAGGTGCCCGACCGTCTCGACGCGGTGATCGTCGTGCCGCCGGCCACCGGAGAGCAGGAGGCCGAACAGTGGCTGGCCGATGTGCCCGGCGGACTCGGCTGGGACGACGTAGGCCGGCTGAACGCCAACGGGCTGCTGGTCATCGCCCGGCCGATGCCCGACGCCCCACCGCCGGCGTCGACCGACACCGCGGTCGGATCGGGTATCGGCGGCAGCCGGGAGGACATCTCGGTGGCGGTGCTGGTCGGTGGGCTCGGGTTGCTGGAGGTGGTGCTGCTGGCCGGTCCGGCGTTGGCGGTCGGCGCGCTGCGCCGCCGCCGCGACCTGGCGCTGGTGGCCGCCAACGGCGGCTCCGCGGCCCACCTGCGCCGGATGGTGCTGGCCGACGGAGTGCTGCTCGGCGGCTGCGGCGCGGCCGTCGGCCTCGCCGTGGGCGTGGTCGGCGCGCTGGCCGCCCGCGGTCTGCTGACGGAGTACGTCTTCCAGACCCGGCCCGGCGCCACCCGATACTTCCCGGAGGCGCTGGCGGCCATCGCCGGCCTGGCCGTGGTCGCCGGGGTCCTCGCCGCGCTGGTACCCGCCTTCACCACCGCCCGGCAGGACGTGGTCGCCGCCCTGACCGGCCGCCGCGGCCAACTGCGGTCCCGGCGCCGCTGGCTGGTGGCCGGGCTGGCGCTGGCCGTGGCCGGCACCGCGGTGGCCATGTTCGGTGCCACCCGGCCGACCACCAGCCTGATCCTGTTCGGCCTCACCCTCGCCGAGATCGGCCTGGTGCTCTGCACGCCGAGCGTGGTCGGGCTGATCGCCCGGCTCGGCCGGTTCCTGCCGTTGGCGCCCCGGATCGCGTTGCGCGACACGGCCCGCAACCGGGCCTCCGCGGCGCCGGCCATCTCGGCCGTCCTCGCGGCCGTGGCCGGCAGCGTCGCCCTCGGCGGGTACGCGGCCAGCGCGGACAGTCGGAATTTCGCCGCCGCCGAGCCGACGGTGCCACCCGGTTACGTGCACGTCAGCTTCCGGGGTCCGTTCCCCGGGCCGCCGACGCTGCCGGTCGACCGGGTGGCCGAGTTGGCCGAGGCGCACCTGCCGGCCACCGGTGTGACCACGCTGCGGATGCCCGGCTGCCCCGACTCGGTCGATCCGGACTCGTACTGCGGGTTGACCGTCCGGACGCCGCCCGGCAGCGAGTGCCCGTACCGGCCGGACCGGCTCAGCGAGCGGGAGCAGGAACTCGCGCTGGCCGACCCCCGCTGCGCCCGGCCGGACGAGAACTTCTACTTCGACGGCCCGCCGATCATGGGCGTCGTCGCTGACGACGGATCGGGGTTGGCGGCGTTGACCGGCGCCGGTGACGAACAGGTCCGGCGGGCGACCGAGGTCCTGCGGGCCGGTGGCGTGGTGGTCAGCGACCCGCTGCTGATCGACGACGGCATGGTCTCGATGGATCTGCTGCGGTCCCCGCCGGATGAGCCGGACCGCCCGCCGTCACTGGTGAGGCTGCCGGCGTACGCGCTGGACTGCCCGTACGGCGCCAGCCGGCAGATCGTCGCGCCCGCCACGCTGGCCGGGCTGGGGCTGGCGAGCCAGCCCGTCGGCTACCTGGTGGCCACCTCGGGCCGGCCCGGCGACGAGCAGGTCAAGGAATTCGGGACGGCGTTGCGGGCGCTGTCGCCGCTGGTTTTTGTCGAGGTGACCGGCCAGGTTCCGTCGACCACCGCGCCGACCCTGCTCGTGCTCGCCGGCGCGGCCGGGCTGATCACGCTCGGCGCGGCCGGGATGGCCACCGGGCTCGCCGCCGCCGAGGGCCGCGCCGATCTGTCCACCCTGGCCGCGATCGGCGCCAGCCCTCGGGTACGCCGGTTGCTGTCGCTCAGCCAGGCCGGGGTCATCGCCGGGCTGGGTTCGCTGCTCGGCATGGCGGCCGGGCTCTGCGCGGCCGTCGCCGTGATCACCGCGCTCAACCAGGGCCGGCCGGTCTGGCCGGTGGAGCAGCCGTACCCGATCGTGGTTCCCTGGCAGGCCCTCGGGGTGCTGCTGGTGGTGCCGCTGGTGGCCATGCTCGGTGCCGGCCTGCTGACCCCGTCCCGGCTGCCGATCGAGCGCCGGCTCGGCTGA
- a CDS encoding PadR family transcriptional regulator: MSIRHGLLALLERGPMYGYQLRSAFEESTAATWPLNIGQVYTTLARLERDELVRPLPENDGGQRPYEITDAGRAELTLWFSTPISRTDRPRDELAIKLALAITTPGVDVRTVVQTQRTATMRALQEFTRLKVRDDRPDDLAWRLVLDALVFQAEAEVRWLDHCESSLARHRPIPGDAPATPGGPATPGGPATPGGPATPGGPATPGGPATPGGPAADRAGSPTAGHQLGGPQRANR; encoded by the coding sequence ATGTCCATCCGGCACGGACTCCTCGCCCTCCTGGAACGCGGACCGATGTACGGCTACCAGCTCCGGTCGGCCTTCGAGGAATCCACCGCCGCCACCTGGCCGCTCAACATCGGCCAGGTCTACACGACCCTCGCCCGGCTGGAACGCGACGAGCTGGTCCGACCGCTGCCGGAGAACGACGGGGGGCAGCGCCCGTACGAGATAACCGACGCCGGCCGGGCCGAGCTGACGCTCTGGTTCAGCACCCCGATCAGCCGCACCGACCGGCCGCGCGACGAACTGGCGATCAAACTGGCCCTCGCCATCACCACACCCGGCGTGGACGTCCGGACCGTCGTGCAGACCCAGCGCACCGCCACCATGCGGGCGCTGCAGGAGTTCACCCGGCTCAAGGTGCGTGACGACCGTCCGGACGACCTGGCCTGGCGGCTGGTGCTGGACGCGCTGGTGTTCCAGGCCGAGGCCGAGGTCCGCTGGCTGGACCACTGCGAGTCGAGCCTGGCCCGGCACCGACCCATCCCCGGCGACGCCCCGGCCACCCCCGGCGGCCCGGCCACCCCCGGCGGCCCGGCCACCCCCGGCGGCCCGGCCACCCCCGGCGGCCCGGCCACCCCCGGCGGCCCGGCCACCCCCGGCGGCCCGGCCGCCGACCGGGCCGGCAGTCCGACGGCCGGCCACCAGCTGGGCGGGCCGCAGCGGGCCAACCGGTGA